The sequence CACCTCGGCCTCCAGCCACGTCCGCCAGCGGAGATTGTGATCGTGGCTCGCCGCGACGAAATCGTCCGACGCCAGCGCGGCGATCGCCGCCGCCTGTCCGCCGGTGGTGATGTTGAACGGCGCGCGGATCTTGTGCAGCGCCTCGACGATCGGCGCGGCGGCATAGCCCCAGCCGACCCGCTCGGCGGCGAGCCCGTGGATCTTCGAGAATGTCCGCGTGACGAGCACGTTCGGCGCGGACTTGGCGAGCTCCAGCGCGCCGTCATCGTCCTCGGGGTCGAGATATTCGGTATAGGCCTGGTCGAGCACCAGCAGGCAATCCGCCGGTAGCCCGGCATGCAGCCGCGCAATCTCTTCGCGCGAACTGTACGTGCCGGTGGGATTGTTCGGATTGGCGACGAACACCACCCGCGTCCGCGGCGTCACGCCTGCCAGCAGCGCGTCGACATCGGTCGCATAATCGCGATCGTCGACCTCGACCAATTCGGCCCCCACCCGCCGCGCCGCGATCGGATAGACCGAAAAGCCGTAGCGCACGAACATCACCTCGTCGCCCGGCCCGGCGAAGGCGCCGGCGGCGAGATGGAGCAGTTCGTCCGACCCCTGCCCGTAGATCACGCGCTCGGCATCCAGCCCGAACTTGGCGGCGATCGCCGCGCGCAGATCATGCGCGCTCGCGTCGGGGTAGCGTTCGAGCGAAGCCGCATGCGCCGCATAAGCGGTGCGCGCCGCCGGGCTGGTTCCGAGCGGATTCTCGTTCGACGACAGCTTGTGCACGCGACGGCCGTCGTCGGTGGTCGAACGACCGGGGACGTAGGGTGCGATCGCGTCGATCCACGGCTTGGGCGAAGGGCTGCTCATGGGGGCTGCGGTTTAGAGGATCGGCAGCCCATGGCAACCGGTCGGGCGTGGCCGCTGCGCGTTGACACGCATCGCCGCCGATCCTAGCGGCTTGCCCCTTCCATGGCGACGCTCGCAGCCTCGACCGATCAACGCTTCGGCCTCGCGCGGCACGTGCGGCTGCCGGGCGCGTTCGCGCTCGACGGCGGCGCGACGCTCGACGGGATCGAGATCGCCTACGAGACCTACGGCACGCTCGACGCCGACAAGGGCAACGCCGTCCTGATCTGCCACGCGCTGACCGGCGACCAGCATGTCGCCTCGATCCACCCGCGCACCGGCAAGCCGGGCTGGTGGACGCGGATGGTGGGCGCGGGCAAGCCGATCGATCCGGCACGCCACTTCATCATCTGCGCCAACGTGCTCGGATCGTGCATGGGCTCGTCCGGCCCCGCCACGATCGATCCGAAGACCGGCCAGCCTTATGCGATGGCCTTCCCGGTCATCACGCTGCGCGACATGGCGCGCGCGCAGGCCCTGCTGCTCGACCACCTCGAGGTGCCCGTGCTCGCGGCGGCGGTCGGCGGCTCGATGGGCGGGATGCAGGTGCTCGAATGGGCGGCGACCTTCCCCAGGCGCGTGCGCAGCGCGGTGGTGATCGCCAGCGCCGCGCGCCATTCGGCGCAGAACATCGCCTTCCACGAGGTCGGCCGCCAGGCGATCATGGCCGATCCCAACTGGCAGCGCGGCGACTATTACGGCACCGGCGCCGCGCCGGCCGCGGGCCTTGCCGTCGCGCGGATGGCGGCGCACATCACCTACCTGTCCGAAGCGGCGATGCACGACAAGTTCGGGCGCAAGCTGCAGGATCGCGGGCAGGTCGGCTTCGGCTTCGACGCCGATTTCCAGGTGGAGAGCTATCTGCGCCATCAGGGGATCAGCTTCGTCGACCGGTTCGACGCCAACTCCTATCTCTACATCACCCGCGCAATGGACTATTTCGATCTGGCGCAGGAGCATGGCGGCCGGCTGGCCAACGCCTTTCGCGGCAGCGCCACGCGCTTCTGCATCGCCAGCTTCGACACCGACTGGCTCTACCCCACCTCCGAATCGCGCGCGATCGTGCATGCGCTCAACGCGGCCGGCTGCGCCGTCAGCTTCGTCGAGCTGACCGCACCATTCGGACATGACAGCTTCCTGCTGGAGGTGCCGGAGCTGTTCGGCATGATCGACGGCTTCCTCCGCGCCGGCGCGCCGTGAACCTGCGCCCCGATCTCGCGCTGATCGCCGAGCATGTCGTGCCCGGCAGCCGCGCGCTCGACATCGGCTGCGGTGACGGCGACCTGATGGCGGTGCTGCGCAAGGCGCATGTCGACGTGCGCGGGCTGGAGCTCGATCCGGCCAACGTCGCGCTGGCGGTGGCGCGCGGCCTGTCGGTGGTGCAGGGCGATGCCGACGCCGACCTTGCTTATTATCCCGACGATGCGTTCGACTATGCGATCCTCAGCCAGACGCTGCAGACCGCGCGCCGCCCGGATCAGGTTCTGGCCGAGCTGCTGCGCATCGGCCGCCGCGCCTTCGTCTCCTTCCCCAATTTCGCTTACTGGCGCGTGCGCTGGGGGCTGATGTGGGGCGGCCGCATGCCGGTGACGAAGGCGCTGCCGGTGTCGTGGTACGAGACGCAGGACATCCATCATCTGACGATCGACGATTTCCGCGCGCTGGTGGCGGAAAGCGGCATCCGCGTCGAGGATGCGTGGTTCCTGCGCGGCAGCAAGCGCATCGGCACCGCCGCCGCCAACCTGCTCGCCGAACATGCCGTGTTCCTGCTGAAGCGCGACTAGCGGGGCTTGCCCGGGTCCGTCGCCGCCGCCATCATGGCGGCGTGGCGGACATGCTGACCCTGGGGCGCCGACAGGCGATCGCCGCGACCGCCGCCGGCCTGCTGGCACCAGCGCCTGCCCGCGCGGAGGCGAAGCCGCCGATCACCACCCGGATCCTCATCGAGGATGCGCGTCTGTGGGTGGCGGCGACGATCGGCAAGGACAGTCCGCGCCTGTTCTGTGTCGATACCGGCGCCCCGCGCAACTTCCTGCGCCCCGAAATCGCACATGCGCTGAAGCTGCCGGTGAAGGGCGGGCAGGTCGTCGGCGGGCTCGGCAAGAGGCAGGTGGCCGGTGACATCGTCGCGGCGGACGATCTGGTGATCGGCGGCGCGCTCCGCATCCCCCTCACCCTGTTCGTCCTTTACGATTTCCAGCAGGGCCTGCCGCCCGATGCGGCGGGGCTGCTGGCGGCGGGCATCTTCACCGGGCGCGACTGCGATATCGATCTGGCTGCGGGCCAGTGGCGGCTCTGGCCGAGCGGGCGGCCGACGGCACCGGACATGACCCTGCTCGACTCGCGCTTCATCGGCGGCGACGGTCGCGGCCTGTGGTCCGACAAGATCGAGGTCACCGCCTACGTCGCCGGCAAGCCGTACCGGCTCGTCTGCGATACCGGCGCGCCCGGCGGCATCCTGCTCTTCTCGCACGCCGCGCGCGCCAATCGCCTGTTCGACGACACGACGCCGTTCGCGATCGAGCCCACCGGGGGCTTCGGCGGGCGCGCCGCGAAGCTCAGTCGCGTCATGCGGATGGGGCCCGTCCAGCTTGGGCCGCTGACGATCGACCGGCCGCTGGTGACGGTGATGGATCCCGACCAGAGCAGCCGGTTCAGCGACCATGACGGCGTGATCGGCCTGTCGCTGCTTCAGCTGCTCGCGCTGTCGACCGACATCCGCCTGCGCAAGGTGTGGGCGACGCGCAACGATCGGCCGGTTCCGCCCGACCGCTATCGGCCGGCGGGCATCTGGCTCGACCGTACCGACGACGGCACCGTGGCGGTGACGGTGGTCGGCACCGGCAGCCCGGCGGCGGCCGCCGGGCTGCGCGCCGGCGACGTCGTGGTCGATCCGCCGACGCTTGCCGAGGCGATCGTGCGGACCAACCAGCCGCCCGGGCGCGAAGTGGCACTCGGCATTCGACGCGACGGCGCGGTTTCGACCGTGCGCTACACGGTCAGGCCGTATCTGTAGCCCATGCCGTCATCCCGGCGCAGGCCGGGATCCAGATCGCGCAACGCCCGCTGCCTGGACCCCGACCTACGCCGGGGTGACGATACATGTCGCAGAGAACGGGAGTTACTTCTCCAGCACGTCCGCCACGAAGCGGTCGAGCAGGCGCACGCCGTAGCCGGTCGCGCCCTTCTCCCACATCGTGCCGGGCTTGGCGGCCCATACCATGCCGGCAATGTCGAGATGCGCCCACTTCACGCCCTCGTCGACGAAGCGCTGGATGAACTGCGCGGCGGTGATCGAGCCGGCTTCGCGCCCGCCGATATTCTTCATGTCGGCGATCGGGCTGTCGATCATCTTGTCATAGGCATCGCCCAGCGGCATCCGCCAGAGCTTCTCACCGACGCCGCGCCCGGCGGCGAGCAGGCCTTCGGCCAGCGTGTCGTCGTTCGAGAAGATGCCGCCATGCTCGTGGCCGAGGCTGATGATCATCGCGCCGGTCAGCGTCGCCAGATCGACGATCGTCTTCGGCTGATATTTGCGCTGCACCCAGGTGATCGCGTCGCACAGCACCAGCCGGCCCTCGGCGTCGGTGTTGATCACCTCGATCGTCTGGCCCGACATCGAGGTGACGACGTCGCCCGGCCGCTGCGCCTTGCCGTCGGGCATGTTCTCCACGAGGCCGCACACGCCGATGACGTGCGCATTGGCCTTGCGCGTGGCGATCGCCTTAATCGTGCCGACGACGGCGCCCGCGCCGCCCATGTCCCACTTCATGTCTTCCATGCCCGCGCCGGGCTTCAGGCTGATGCCGCCGGTGTCGAACGTCACGCCCTTGCCGACGAACGCGACCGGCTCCTTGATGCCGCCGCTGCCGTCATAGGTGAGGACGAGCAGGCGCGCCTCGCGCTCCGAGCCCTGCGACACGCCGAGCAGGGCGCCCATGCCGGCGGCCTGCATCGCCGCCTCGTCCAGCACCTCGATGCCGATGCCCAGCGCGGCGAGCTCCTGGCAGCGCTCGACGAAGCTTTCGGGATAGATGACGTTGCCCGGCTCGGCCACCAGCCCACGCGTGAAGGCGACGCCCTGCGCGACGGCATCCAGCGGTGCCCATGCCGCCTCGGCCTCGGCGAGCTGGTCGCCGACGACGATCTCGACCGAGGTCAGCGTCGGCTTCTGCTTGGCCGGCAGCTTCGTGCGATAGGTGTCGAACCGCCAGCTGCGCAGGCTCGCGCCCAGCGCCAACCCGGCGGCGAAGGCCGGCCGATCGGCGGCCGGCAGGCTCGTCAGGTCCACCGTCAGCGCCGTCGTGCCCGAAGTCAGCAGCCGCGCCGCGAGCGCGCTGCCGGCGCGCTCCGCGTCGCCCGTGCCGAACAGCAGGATCTGCCGCACCGCGCCCTCGAACGGCGCGTGCAGCCCGACCACCGCGCCGGGCTCGCCCGCAAACGCCGCACCCGACGCCGCCGCTTTGGCGATCGTCGCCGCCTCGCCCAGCGCCGCTTCGGGCACGGCACCGCCGGCGGCGGGAAAAGCGAGGGCGGCGGTGCCGGCGCTGCGGCCGGTGCTGAGCGTGATGCTGATCAAGGAGGAAGCCTTTCCGATTGAACGCTCTATCTAGGACGGCGGACGCGCATCGCAAAGCGGCGCAACGTGGCGATTTTACAAGATTGCGACACTGGGGCGGCTGCGATATCGGCCGCCAATGCGGCGGGGAACAAGGGGGAAGCGGACGGACGTCGCGCATGCATCGCTGCTGGCGGTCGCAATCGCGTTGGCTGCGCCCGCCGTCGCGCAGGATCTCGCCGCACGGCCGGTCGCGCCGCCCGCCACCAGCGGCGATACCGAGACGCCGACCGACGATCAGCAGATCACCTTCTCGGCGACCGACCTTTCCTACGACGACGACAACGATATCGCCACCGCGACCGGCGACGTGCGGATGCTGCGCGCCGGCAGCCGCCTGCGCGCCGACAAGGTGGTGTGGAACCGCAAGACCGGGCGCATCGTCGCGAGCGGCAACGTCGCGACCGTCAGCCCCGGCGGCGACACCACCTACGCCGATCAGATCGATTTGACCGACGACATGAAGAACGGCGTTGCCGACAATCTGCTGCTGGTACTGGCCGACGGCGGCCGGCTGGCGGCGCGCCACAGCACGAAGGACGGCGATCGCACGACCCTCGATCGCGCCGCCTACACGCCGTGCCGCGTGGTCGATGCCAGCGATTGCCCGAAGACGCCGTCGTGGCAGATCACCGCGGTGCGCGTGGTGCTCGATCAGGGCAAGCACCGCATCTATTATCGCGATGCACGCTTCCGCCTGTTCGGGCTGACGGTGATGGCGCTGCCCGGCTTCTCGCACCCCGACGGATCGGGCAATGGCGGCGGCGGCACCGGGCTGCTGCTGCCGAACATGCAGGTCAGCAAGGCGACCGGCGTCGAGCTCGATCTGCCTTATTATCTCCAGCTCGCGCCCAACCGCGACCTGACGGTGACGCCGCACGTCTATTCGGCGGTGCCCCCCGCGCTGGAACTGCTCTACCGCAACCTCGACCAGATCGGTGCCTATCAGATCCGCGGCATGGTGACGGCCGGCTCGCGCCTGCCGGCCAGCATCAACCCCTTGCCGGGCGACAAGAATCACGGGTTGCGCGGCTTCATCGACGCCAACGGCACGTGGCAGCTCGGGCCGGACTGGACGATCCACGCCGCCATCCGCGCCGAAACCGACCGCACCTTCATGAAGCGCTTCGATATTTCGAACGACGACCGGCTGCGCTCGACCATTCGCGCCGAACGCATCGACGACGACAGCTATTTGTCGATCGCCGGCTGGTTCGTGCAGGAAATCCGCGCCGGCTATTCGCAGGGCCAGCAGCCGATCGCGATGCCCGAGATCGACTATCGCCGCCGGGTCAAGGATCCGTGGCTCGGCGGCACCTTCCAGGCCGAGCTCAACACGCTCGCGCTCACCCGCACCGAGGGACAGGATACGCAGCGCGCCTTCGCCGGGCTGCGCTGGGATCTCACCAAGCTCACCCCGCTCGGCCAGCTGGTGACGTTCACCGCTTATGGCCGCGGCGACGTCTACCATACCGCCGGCGCGGGCGAGACCGACATCGTCGCCTATCGCGGCCAGAATGGCTGGCAGACGCGCGGCATCGGCCTGGTCGCGGTCGACATGCGTTGGCCGTTCGTGGGCGAGCTGTTCGGCGGCACGCAGCAGATCGTCCCGCGCGTGCAGTTCGTGGGCCAGCCGCACACCAAGAACGTCACGATCCCCGACGAAGACAGCCGCGCGGTCGATCTGGAAGATTCGAACCTGTTCGCGCTCAACCGCTTCTCGGGCTACGACCGGTGGGACGATTCCAGCCGCGTCACCTATGGTGCCGAGTGGAACTACACCCGGCCCGCATTCGAGGTGCACGGCGTCATCGGCCAGAGCTACCGCCTGAGCACGGAACCGACGATCCTGCCCTCGGGCACGGGGCTCTCGGGGCAATTTTCGGACTATGTCGGCCGCGTCACCGTCAAATACGGCAATTTCGTCGAGTTCACCGAGCGGTTCCGCCTCGACAAGTCCACGCTCGCCGTCCGCCGCAGCGAGTTCGACGCGACCGTCGGCACGCGAAACACCTATTTCCTGGTCGGCTATCTCCGCCTCAACCGCGACATCGACCCGACGATCGCCGACCTGCGCGACGATAGCGAAGTACGGTTTGCCGGCCGCATCCAGATCGCGCGCTATTGGTCGATCTTCGGCTCGACGGTGATCGACCTCACGAAGCGCAGCGACGATCCCACCTCGCTCTCGGACGGCTTCTCGCCGGTGCGCGACCGCGTCGGCCTCGTCTACGAAAACGAGTGCATCTCGCTCGGCCTCACCTGGCGCCGGGATTACGATCCCACCGGCGACGCGCGACGCGGCAGCACGTTCAGCTTGCGGCTGGCCTTGAAGAACGTTGGCCGCTAAGCAGCGGTTCAGCCGTACGAGCCTAGCGGGGGCGGCTCGACGGCGGATCAGGGACGGAGCGGGTTTTGACGGTGGACGGTAAGGGTAAGCGTGCGTTGGCCGCGCTGATGGGGGCGGCCATTCTGATGGCGCCGCTTCCGGCGATGGCGCAGGAGACGACGGGTCCGCTCGATCTCCCCAACGACGTGCAATTGCTGGCACCGCCCGATCCGGCGATCCGCAAGGCGACCGCGATCGTCAACGGCACGATCATCACCGAGACCGACATCGATCAGCGGCTCGCGCTGGTGCTCGTCGCCAATCAGGGCAAGGTCTCGGACGAGGAGCGGCAGCGGCTGCGCCTGCAGGTGCTGTCGAACCTGATCGACGAGACGCTCGAGATCGACGAGGCCAAGGCCAACAAGATCACGATCGACAAGAGCGAGATCGACAACAGCTACGCGCGCGTCGGCCAGCAGTTCAAGATGACGCCCGACAAGTTTTCCGACTATGTCCGCTCGGTGGGCTCGTCGCCCGCCTCGTTGAAGCGCCAGATCGAGGGCGAGAGCGCGTGGCGCCGCGTGCTGAGCCGCGAGGTCGAGCCGTTCGTCAGCATCAGCGACGAAGAGGTGACCCAGGTCATCAAGCGGCTGGAAGCCGCCAAGGGCCAGCCCGAATATCATGTCGGCGAAATCTATCTGTCGGCGACCCCGGTCACGCAGGCGCAGGTCGAGGCCAACGCCAACCGCATCGTCGAGCAGGTCCGCCAGGGCGCCTCGTTCGTCGCTTATGCCCGCCAATATTCCGAAGCGTCGACCGCAGCGGTCGGCGGCGACCTCGGCTGGGTGCGTGCCCAGCAATTGCCAGACGCGCTCGCCAACGTCCTGCCGCAGATGCAGAGCGGCACGGTCAGCGCGCCGATCCCGATTTCGGGCGGTTTTTCGATCATCGCGCTGATCGACAAGCGCCAGGTGCTGATGGCCGATCCGCGCGATGCGGTCCTTTCGCTGAAGCAGCTCACGATCACCTTCCCGGCCAATGTCAGCCGCGAGCAGGCGCAGCCGAAGGTCACCGCTTTCTCCGACGGGCTGAAGACACTGCAGGGCTGCGGCAAGGTCGCCGAATTCGCCAAGGCGATGAACGCCGAGGTGATCGACAACGACGCGGTCAAGGTGCGCGACCTGCCCGCCCCGCTCCAGCCGATCATGCTCAACCTGCGCGTCGGCGAATCGTCGCCGCCGTTCGGCTCCTCGACCGACGGCGTACACGCGCTGGTGGTGTGCGGCCGCGACGACCCGGAAACGGCGAGCATCCCCACGTTCGAGCAGATCCAGACGCAGATGTCGGACGAGCGCGTGAACATGCGTGCGCGCCGCTACCTGCGCGACCTGCGCCGCGATGCGATCATCGACTATCGCTGATCCCGGCCCCCCGCTCGCGGTGGCGCTCGGCGACCCTGCCGGGGTCGGGCCGGAAATCACCGCCAAGGCGTGGGCGGCGCGGGTCGAGGAAGGCTTGCCGCCGTTCTTCGCCGTCGGCGATCCTCGGTCGATCGCGGCCGTCTGGGACGGGCCGATCGCGCGGATCACCGATCCCGCCGCCGCGCGCGCCTGTTTCGCCGAGGCCTTGCCCGTAATCCAGGTCGAGGATGCGGGCGCGATCATCCCCGGCGAGCCGAACCTGCCCGGTGCGCGCTGTTCGCTCGATTCGCTGGAGCTGGCGGTCGGCCTCACCCGCTCGAACGCCGCGGCTGCGATCGTCACCGCGCCCGTCGCCAAGGTTCAGCTCTACGATATCGGCTTCGTCCATCCGGGGCAGACCGAATTCGTCGCCGAACGCTGCGGCATCTCGCGCGACAATGCCGTGATGATGCTCGCCGGGCCGTCGCTGCGCACCGTGCCGGTGACGACCCACATTCCGCTGCGCGACGCGGCCGGCATCCTCACCGTCGAGCTGATCCTCGCCAAGGCACGCACGACCGATCGCGGGCTGGTGCGCGATTTCGGCATCGCCCGCCCGCGCCTCGCCATCGCCGGCTTCAATCCGCATGCCGGCGAGAGCGGCGCGCTGGGCCGCGAGGAGATCGACGTGATCGCGCCCGCGGTCGAACGGCTGCGCGAGGAGGGCATCGACGTGGTCGGACCGCTGGCGGCCGACACGATGTTCCACGATCGCGCACGGCGCCAATATGATGCGGCGCTCTGCATGTATCATGATCAGGCGCTGATCCCGATCAAGACGCTCCATTTCGACGAGGGCGTGAACATCACGCTCGGCCTGCCGATCGTGCGGACCGCGCCCGATCACGGCACCGCCTTCAACATTGCCGGGCAGGATCGCGCGCATCCGGGCGCGATGATCGCCGCCATCCGCCTTGCCGCCCAGTGCGCGGAGTATCGCGCGCGCACGGCGTGACCCTCGCCGACCTTCCTCCGCTGCGCGAGGTGATCGCGCGCCATGGCCTTTCGGCCGAAAAATCGCTCGGGCAGAACTTCCTGCTCGACGGCCAGTTGCTCGATCGGATCGCGCGCGTGCCGGGGCCGCTCGACGGTGCCCTGGTCTACGAGGTCGGGCCGGGGCCGGGCGGCCTCACCCGCGCATTACTCGGCGCCGGGGCCGAGGTGATCGCGGTCGAACGCGACCGCCGCTGCCTGCCCGCGCTCGCCGAGCTGGGCGAGGCCGCGCCGGGCCGGCTGCGCGTGATCGAGGGCGACGCGCTGGCGATCGACGAGCTCGCCCTTGCCGGCGGCGCGCACATCGTCGCCAACCTGCCCTACAATGTCGGCACCGCTTTGCTCGTCCGCTGGCTCGGCACGACTGCATGGCCGCCCTGGTGGCGCTCGCTGACTCTGATGTTCCAGAAGGAAGTGGCCGAGCGGATCGTCGCCCGGCCCGACACCGGCGCCTACGGCCGGCTGGCGGTGCTGGCGCAGTGGCGGACGCACGCGCGCATCGCGTTGCCGGTGCATCGCTCGGCGTTCGTACCCTCGCCCAAGGTGATGTCGGCGGTGGTTCACATCGTGCCGGCCGAGCAGCCCGACGGCGTCACGCCCAAGGTGCTGGAGGCGTTGACCGGCGCCGCCTTCGGTCAGCGGCGCAAGATGCTGCGGCAGAGCCTGAAGGGCCTGCCCGGCGCGCTGGGGGCGCTGGCCGAATTGGGCATCGACCCGACGCGCCGCGCCGAGACGCTGTCGGTCGAGGAATTCGTCGCGATCGCACGCACGCTGGCGCGCTGAGCGATCCTTACGGCTTCTGCTGCTTCTGCGTCGCCTGTTCCTGGCCCTTGGGCGGAACCGTCGCGGTCGCCTGCGCAGTCTGCACCGCCGGCGGCGGCCCCTTCGCGATCACCGCCGCAAGCTGCGTCGAGACCGCGCACGGCGCCTTGCAGAGCTGGTTGATCCGCGCGAGGTTCACCTTGGCACGCTCGACCGCACCTTTCTGCACCATCGCCTCGCCCTGCCCGGCCAGCGCCGAAACGTCATTGGGGTCGAGCGTCAGCGCGCTGCGATAGAAGCGCACCGCCTTGCCCGGCAAATTCTGCGCGGTCGCGACATGGCCCAGCGCGACGAAGGCGGCGCGGTTGCGCGGATCGACCGCCAGCGCGGTTTCCAGCGCATCCTCGGCCCCGGCGGTGTTGCCGGCCTTCAGCAGCCCCTCGCCCTGCGCCAGCAACGCCATGCTGCGCGGATCGATCTGCGCATCGGGCTTCTGCCCCATGCTGCTGCTGGACAGGGTCGCCAGCGTGGCGGCAAGGGCGAGCGCGGCAGGGGAAAAACGCATCAGGAGCTCCACGAGGGGCGAAGCCCTGACCTCTAGCATGGCGCAGTCAGGGCGGCGACGAAAAAGCCGTCGGTGCCGTCATTTGCCGGGGTCAGCAGCCGCCCGGCGCCCGCCGGATGCCCCGCCGCGACCGACGACACCACCGACCAGTGCGGATTGCTCGCGAGGAAGTCCGAGATGCGGTCGCGCCCCTCTTCCGCCAGCAATGAGCAGACCGCATAGACCAGCCGGCCGCCCGGGCGCACCAGCGGTGCCGCAAGCTCCAGCACATGCTGCTGCATCGCCACCAGCCGATCGAGCCGGGCGGGCGAGAGCCGCCAGCGCGCCTCGGGATTGCGCCGCCACGTGCCGGTGCCCGAGCAGGGCGCATCGACCAGCACGACGTCGGCCTGCGCCGCCAGATCGGCCAGCGCCTCGGTCTCGCGGCCACCGTCGAGCAGGCGCGTCTCGATACGGCCGACGCCGGCCCGCTCGGCCCGCGGCCACAATCGCGCCAGCCGGCCGCGATCGACGTCGCAGGCGACCAGCCGCCCCTCGCCATCCATCATCGCGGCGAGCGCGAGCGTCTTGCCGCCGGCGCCGGCGCAGAGATCGACCACGGTCATGCGCGGCTGCGCGGCACAGGCGAGCGCGATCAGCTGGCTGCCCTCGTCCTGCACCTCGATCAGACCGTCGCGAAAGGCGCCGGTGGCCTCCACCGCCGTGCCCTCGGGCAGGCGCAGCGCGTCGGGGCTGAGCAGGCCGGGCACCGCGTCCGGCAGCAGGGCAAGCACCGCCTCGCGATCGGCCTTTAGCCGGTTGACGCGCAGATCGAGCGGCGCGCGCGCCATCAGCGCGGGCCATTCGTCAGGGGGCAGCGCCTTGGTCAGGCGCCCGACCAGCCAGTCGGGCGCCACGCCGGCGGGGGCAACCGGCTCGGCCGGATCGATCGCCGCCGGCCCGTGGCGGCTGCCGTCGAACAGGTCCGCCAGCTCCGGACGATCGCCGGCGAGGCCGATCATCGCCGCCCGCCCGCTGACAGGCGGCTGGCCCGCGCGACGGATCGCCGCATAAGCAAGCTCGCGCACCTCGCGCCGGTCGGTCGATCCGGCGAAGCGGCGGACCTTAAAGTAACGCGCGATCAGCGTGTCGGCCGCCGCTCCCCCGGTGCGCGCGGCGACCAGCACCGCATCCACGATCTCGATCGCGGCCTGCACCCGTGCTGCAGGGGTCAATTGCGTGGTCCCGGCGCGGCCACCTAGCCGAGCGAAGGATAATTGGGCGACTCGCGCGTGATCGTCACGTCGTGGACGTGGCTCTCGCGCAGACCGGCATTGGTGATGCGCACGAACCGCGCTTTCTCGCGCAGCTCGGCAAGCGTCGCCGCGCCGGTATAGCCCATCGCCGCCTTCACGCCGCCCACCAGCTGGTGGATCACCTCGCGCGCCGGGCCCTTATAGGGCACCTGCCCCTCGATGCCCTCGGGCACCAGCTTGAGCTGGTCGCGCACGTCCTGCTGGAAATAGCGATCGGCCGAGCCGCGCGTCATCGCCGCCAGGCTTCCCATCCCGCGATAGGATTTGAACGCACGTCCTTGATGAAGAAAGGTTTCTCCCGGCGCCTCATCGGTTCCGGCGAGCAGCGAGCCGATCATCACGCACGACGCGCCCGCCGCCAGCGCCTTGGCGACATCGCCCGAGGTGCGCAGGCCGCCGTCGGCGATCACCGGCACGCCGGATTTCCACGCCTCCTCGGCTGCTTCCATCACGGCGGTAAGCTGCGGCACGCCAACACCGGCGACGACCCGCGTGGTGCAGATCGATCCGGGGCCGATGCCGACCTTGATGCCGTCCGCCCCCGCAT is a genomic window of Sphingomonas nostoxanthinifaciens containing:
- a CDS encoding LPS-assembly protein LptD, with protein sequence MRRGTRGKRTDVAHASLLAVAIALAAPAVAQDLAARPVAPPATSGDTETPTDDQQITFSATDLSYDDDNDIATATGDVRMLRAGSRLRADKVVWNRKTGRIVASGNVATVSPGGDTTYADQIDLTDDMKNGVADNLLLVLADGGRLAARHSTKDGDRTTLDRAAYTPCRVVDASDCPKTPSWQITAVRVVLDQGKHRIYYRDARFRLFGLTVMALPGFSHPDGSGNGGGGTGLLLPNMQVSKATGVELDLPYYLQLAPNRDLTVTPHVYSAVPPALELLYRNLDQIGAYQIRGMVTAGSRLPASINPLPGDKNHGLRGFIDANGTWQLGPDWTIHAAIRAETDRTFMKRFDISNDDRLRSTIRAERIDDDSYLSIAGWFVQEIRAGYSQGQQPIAMPEIDYRRRVKDPWLGGTFQAELNTLALTRTEGQDTQRAFAGLRWDLTKLTPLGQLVTFTAYGRGDVYHTAGAGETDIVAYRGQNGWQTRGIGLVAVDMRWPFVGELFGGTQQIVPRVQFVGQPHTKNVTIPDEDSRAVDLEDSNLFALNRFSGYDRWDDSSRVTYGAEWNYTRPAFEVHGVIGQSYRLSTEPTILPSGTGLSGQFSDYVGRVTVKYGNFVEFTERFRLDKSTLAVRRSEFDATVGTRNTYFLVGYLRLNRDIDPTIADLRDDSEVRFAGRIQIARYWSIFGSTVIDLTKRSDDPTSLSDGFSPVRDRVGLVYENECISLGLTWRRDYDPTGDARRGSTFSLRLALKNVGR
- a CDS encoding peptidylprolyl isomerase; this encodes MGAAILMAPLPAMAQETTGPLDLPNDVQLLAPPDPAIRKATAIVNGTIITETDIDQRLALVLVANQGKVSDEERQRLRLQVLSNLIDETLEIDEAKANKITIDKSEIDNSYARVGQQFKMTPDKFSDYVRSVGSSPASLKRQIEGESAWRRVLSREVEPFVSISDEEVTQVIKRLEAAKGQPEYHVGEIYLSATPVTQAQVEANANRIVEQVRQGASFVAYARQYSEASTAAVGGDLGWVRAQQLPDALANVLPQMQSGTVSAPIPISGGFSIIALIDKRQVLMADPRDAVLSLKQLTITFPANVSREQAQPKVTAFSDGLKTLQGCGKVAEFAKAMNAEVIDNDAVKVRDLPAPLQPIMLNLRVGESSPPFGSSTDGVHALVVCGRDDPETASIPTFEQIQTQMSDERVNMRARRYLRDLRRDAIIDYR
- the pdxA gene encoding 4-hydroxythreonine-4-phosphate dehydrogenase PdxA, which encodes MRSSTIADPGPPLAVALGDPAGVGPEITAKAWAARVEEGLPPFFAVGDPRSIAAVWDGPIARITDPAAARACFAEALPVIQVEDAGAIIPGEPNLPGARCSLDSLELAVGLTRSNAAAAIVTAPVAKVQLYDIGFVHPGQTEFVAERCGISRDNAVMMLAGPSLRTVPVTTHIPLRDAAGILTVELILAKARTTDRGLVRDFGIARPRLAIAGFNPHAGESGALGREEIDVIAPAVERLREEGIDVVGPLAADTMFHDRARRQYDAALCMYHDQALIPIKTLHFDEGVNITLGLPIVRTAPDHGTAFNIAGQDRAHPGAMIAAIRLAAQCAEYRARTA
- the rsmA gene encoding 16S rRNA (adenine(1518)-N(6)/adenine(1519)-N(6))-dimethyltransferase RsmA encodes the protein MTLADLPPLREVIARHGLSAEKSLGQNFLLDGQLLDRIARVPGPLDGALVYEVGPGPGGLTRALLGAGAEVIAVERDRRCLPALAELGEAAPGRLRVIEGDALAIDELALAGGAHIVANLPYNVGTALLVRWLGTTAWPPWWRSLTLMFQKEVAERIVARPDTGAYGRLAVLAQWRTHARIALPVHRSAFVPSPKVMSAVVHIVPAEQPDGVTPKVLEALTGAAFGQRRKMLRQSLKGLPGALGALAELGIDPTRRAETLSVEEFVAIARTLAR
- a CDS encoding tetratricopeptide repeat protein, yielding MRFSPAALALAATLATLSSSSMGQKPDAQIDPRSMALLAQGEGLLKAGNTAGAEDALETALAVDPRNRAAFVALGHVATAQNLPGKAVRFYRSALTLDPNDVSALAGQGEAMVQKGAVERAKVNLARINQLCKAPCAVSTQLAAVIAKGPPPAVQTAQATATVPPKGQEQATQKQQKP